A window of the Deltaproteobacteria bacterium genome harbors these coding sequences:
- a CDS encoding bifunctional phosphoribosyl-AMP cyclohydrolase/phosphoribosyl-ATP diphosphatase HisIE produces the protein MPAVKTAPKTPARKNIPPKAPPPERIRPAKLIARVRFDEKGLVPVAVVDRETGELLMLAWANRRALELAIKTGFTHFWSRSRGSLWKKGGTTGHVQRIESLELDCDGDTLIARVDQTGVACHTGAPTCFYQTAPFGKSPARANSRVLFELLRTIRTRRTAKPDSSYTAKLLSQSAEKRGKKLLEEASELLLATADLEKAGKGKAHTRTASQTKAAVIYEAADVLYHFLVVLEGAGIPLTDMWGELDRRFGMSGIQEKKQRRNR, from the coding sequence ATGCCTGCCGTAAAAACAGCACCCAAAACCCCTGCCCGGAAAAACATACCACCAAAGGCACCACCCCCGGAGCGAATCCGCCCCGCCAAGCTCATTGCCCGTGTCCGGTTCGACGAGAAAGGCCTTGTGCCGGTGGCTGTCGTCGATCGTGAGACTGGTGAACTGCTCATGCTCGCCTGGGCGAACAGGCGCGCCCTGGAGCTGGCTATCAAGACCGGCTTTACACATTTCTGGTCCCGTTCGCGCGGGTCACTCTGGAAAAAAGGCGGGACAACCGGCCATGTCCAGCGCATTGAGTCGCTCGAACTCGACTGCGACGGCGATACGCTGATAGCTCGCGTGGACCAGACAGGCGTTGCCTGTCACACGGGGGCACCCACCTGCTTTTATCAGACGGCGCCATTTGGAAAATCTCCTGCCCGTGCAAACTCACGCGTCCTGTTTGAACTTCTACGGACTATTCGCACGCGGCGCACGGCAAAGCCGGATTCCAGCTATACGGCGAAACTGTTGTCCCAGTCAGCTGAAAAGCGCGGGAAAAAGCTGCTCGAAGAGGCAAGCGAGCTACTGCTCGCCACGGCAGATCTCGAAAAGGCAGGGAAGGGCAAGGCGCACACCCGGACAGCCTCACAGACAAAAGCCGCCGTCATCTATGAGGCGGCAGATGTCCTGTATCACTTCCTTGTTGTGCTGGAAGGTGCCGGTATTCCTCTTACGGACATGTGGGGAGAGCTGGACCGCCGGTTCGGTATGTCGGGCATACAGGAAAAGAAGCAGCGGAGGAATAGATAA
- the hisF gene encoding imidazole glycerol phosphate synthase subunit HisF, whose protein sequence is MLAKRIIPCLDVKDGRVVKGVNFVNLRDAGDPVEIARAYNDQRADELCFLDITASHEARDIMLDVVRRTAETVFMPLTVGGGVRTIEDIRKLLEAGADKVSINTAAVDRPALVEEAALAFGSQAIVVAVDARRVTDSDAPRWEVFTHGGRRETGLDAVTWAWEMARRGAGEILLTSMDRDGTGEGYDIGLTRAVVKAVPVPVIASGGVGKVEHFYEGLAEAGADGALAAGVFHFGQLTIGQVRAYLRKNGVPVRHDPRL, encoded by the coding sequence TTGCTTGCCAAGCGGATTATTCCCTGCCTGGACGTAAAGGACGGGCGGGTCGTCAAAGGGGTCAACTTCGTCAATCTCCGGGATGCCGGCGACCCGGTCGAAATTGCCAGGGCCTATAACGACCAGCGAGCCGACGAACTGTGCTTTCTCGACATCACCGCTTCCCATGAGGCCCGTGACATCATGTTGGATGTGGTCCGGCGGACCGCGGAAACAGTATTCATGCCGCTTACTGTGGGCGGCGGCGTCCGGACCATTGAGGATATCCGGAAACTGCTGGAAGCCGGCGCCGATAAAGTTTCAATCAATACGGCTGCCGTGGATCGGCCGGCGCTGGTGGAGGAAGCCGCACTCGCCTTCGGCTCCCAAGCGATTGTTGTGGCCGTGGACGCCCGGCGGGTGACGGATTCCGACGCACCCCGCTGGGAAGTATTTACGCACGGAGGTCGCCGGGAAACAGGTCTCGATGCGGTCACCTGGGCTTGGGAGATGGCCCGCCGGGGGGCAGGGGAGATACTGCTTACCAGCATGGATCGGGATGGCACCGGTGAGGGGTATGACATCGGGCTTACCCGTGCGGTGGTGAAGGCGGTACCGGTACCGGTGATAGCCTCCGGCGGGGTGGGTAAGGTGGAGCACTTCTATGAGGGGCTTGCCGAGGCAGGGGCCGATGGAGCCCTGGCGGCGGGGGTTTTTCATTTCGGCCAGCTTACGATTGGCCAGGTCCGGGCCTATTTAAGAAAGAATGGCGTTCCGGTCCGCCACGATCCGCGACTATAG